A stretch of DNA from Ranitomeya variabilis isolate aRanVar5 chromosome 1, aRanVar5.hap1, whole genome shotgun sequence:
tcagggacatttgaggtttgtgaatggccgccactactttaccctctataagagatattttttcttggggaagcagacatttttgttttatggaatctagattgaaccccaaaaatgtctgaagagaaagtgggatgagtctggattttttatagttgacgatccagcccaggctttctaaggacgagacagtgtcagctaatcgttccgcacactgaagggacgaatttcctacaactaaaaaatcatctaagtagggaatgattaatgtgtctctggcgaaggtaggccattacttctaacattaccttcgtgaagatcctgggtgccgtggagagaccaaagggcatggctgtatattggaaatgatgaatctccccctcaagagttactgccactcttaagtatttttgatacccgctatggatagggagatggtagtaggcatcttttaaatcaatgccgcccattttacaattcggaaaaaggagcttaatggccgatctaatagactccattttaaacgtataatttttaataaacgtattgagttttctaagatttataattgttcgaaatgaaccatcgggtttagggattaaaaataacggagagtagaaccctctaccctcttgtccctttggcaccctaactaaaacatttttaactatgagacttctaatttccagttcaagggccttctgttgcactggtgaggaaagggctgttaaaataaaagaatcatggggaatttggaggaattctatcttcattccttccttaataatatttagcacccaggaacttgacgtgattttttgccattggggaaagaaaaattttaacgtaccccctactggggtgtctggtgtttcagaatttattgtctctacggaaggggggggggcctttaaacagtgccaccctgttttccctctcttgtggcccatcgtgacgatctttcattttgtgttcttttcccaaacggcctcttcctaaaggtcttcctatagaaaggaattgaggggtcagggaaggcttttttcctctcttttgaggatctcgtctaatgctttcccaaacaaaaactcaccctcacacggaatagcacagatcttagcctttgactgcgtatcccccttccagctcttcatccataacgcacgtctggcattattaatcagaccggctgatcttgctgcaaggcgaagagagtcagctgaagcatcggccatgaatgctgctgcacctctaattagtggtatcgcatcccgcaatttttgtctggagaccccctgttcgatctgttgatccagctgatcaatccaaacaagcatggatctagcagtgcatgtactggcaattgattgtttaaatatgcccgtggaagcttcccatgatcgttttagtgacgattctgccttccgatctagaggatcagaaagtaggcccgcatcctcgactggtagagctgactgttttgaggtggaggcgactgcagcgtccaccttagggattttagtccatgaaattaactcatcattaaaggggtacttccttttggaggctgacgggagaaaacctctctggtcctgtttctcccactccctctttatcagtgccttaaccgcaggaattactgggaatgctcttctcttcctctctgccaaccctgcaaacatgatgtcttgtgcagtttggtcgtcttttgcatcctcacaacctatagtattcctgatggattttactaggttgtccaccccatcaaggggaaaacaagctcgaccctcaatgtccgATTGTGTCGAGGAAGATGATGACGCCtgtgaggagtctgagtggataacgccttcctcctcggactcagagctggatattgCCTTTTCTTTCCCAGATTTttctggcttgtgagatggcctgtaattcctctctaattatggcccgtatatctgtgaccgacatagatggactctgcatagTTTCCGCCATacattgattgcagagttttttggggtgggaatctgggagaggctcgtcacataacgcacactgtttgtgcttagatttttgtctccttttggcctgggagaagaagacatttgtggaaaagagtgtcagctttataggcagagggggatttacactcacccagtgaagctgtacggtaccgaaataggaggttgcgactttctggatcttgaatccttggtctcgctcctgtggctggcatctgaggacctttttctggctggctcacctgctgggtccactgttttgcctggggacgacatgttgcatcgcctgtgcgtttgcaacttccccctttttataggccaagatccggtctcttttttttttcttaccccacagcggtgtactgcacatgcgcgaaaccgcgctttccctcaccgctgtgtgggtgacccggaagtgctcaccGGCCCTGGGGCAGTATGGGGATGTTTTTCCCACCGCTACCACGCACGCGCGGCCACCATCTtgcccggcctgcgctatggagcggtgtgccAGCTGCAGCTGTGCCTCAGAACCCGGACCTCATACCTGGCGGTCCGCGTCTGGAGCTCCTTTAGGGCGGCACATCTGCCGCGTTGCCTTGTGGAACCGAGCGGCCTCCCGGACCAGGCGTTccacatgccggccagacgaggggggagccgtctagcggAGTCTCCCCCAACGCtgcttctggactgcatcccctgccgttctcgcggaaaccgcacaggcggatgcttctAGCCCAGGTATGCCTGTAGTTCGGagaatccagagatcctgtcccctgggaacaggaaacctaaactgaggaggagagggggaccgcccccttttatgtctctgtaggtttcctgttccttggggtagATCcccatctctccagtgggtgctgtcatggcgaagggtaaaagtgtAAATATCCAAGGATAGAGCCTTCATAAATGATTTAAGCCCAAGCTTCCAAAAGCTCATCCATCAAGATTTCCCATTCAGATGACATTTTGTAATATAGCCACTAAACCTTCCAGAGGCCCTTGGAGCATACAAAGCTACTAGGTAGTACTGGCCACAGACTAAGGCTAGCCATCTCATTATATGATTATGGAGGAAATCCTGAAGTCACACCACAATGAATACAAGTCAAAACCAGATATTACATGTCAGACAAAACAGCATTTTATTAATACAAAAGTGCACAACACAGTGGATGGGGCCCATACATTAGTGATACCAGATCTGTGACGAGGAGCAGAAACATCCAGGAGCAAGACAAAGTCCAGTGTTAGAGACAACTCCTTTCACAAGGTCTATTGCCAGTTACTGGCCCTCAGATCAAGATGGCATTTATTCACTTAATCATGTGTCTCAATGGAAGCTTGAATTTTTACTCCTCTTTAATGGAATCCCCCACATTGGCTTCTTGCTCCTCATGTTGGCTACTAGACAGTTGAGGGTAAAATCCACCAACCAGCCAATTTAGTGTAGTGTTGTTTATGATGTAGGTCAGCATATCATCCATACTAGCCTTTATTCTTGTGAACTTGTCCTTTGTGGCGGTTAAAAGGCTAGCAGACATTTCTCTGAAGGAAGAGGTAGAGTGGAAGTTTTGGTAGACATCTGCACCCATGGCACCAACACTATGAACCTTGGTCTGAATATTCTGTGGAAGACATCGAACACTGGAGACCAGAGACAAACTTGTATTCTGCAGGTGCTGAGTGAGATTTCGGGCAATAGTCAGTATGTGGGATTCAATTTTCTGTAAATGGAAGTTAAcatgttatatttttatatacaaGTAATGGCTAGCATAAGCCTTATGGGGGAATATTACCTCTGCACCCTCAGTGTCCACACCAGCATCTTCTCCTGTGCCTCTTGTCCACTCCACCCATTTGTTGAACATGTTCTCCTGGGCATCATGGATCTTCAGACTTGCATCATTCAGGTTTTTTCTTGCATAATCAAGCTTAAAGAAAGGAATACATTTATTTGGGTTCATGGAAGACTGGTTGGATGAGGAAGGTGCGAGTGAATGAAATACCTCTCATTTATGCCCCTCTTAGAGCTACTGCCAAGAGCAGTCATGTTTGTTTCAATGGTACTCCCACATGTTAGTCAACATTAAAGGGAAGCTGCATTCGTGAGACTCGTGAAGGCTATGACAGATGTTTAGGATTACAAGTACATTTACTAACCAGGCTGACAGTGCTCTGGAGCTGAGCAATGGCCTTTTGACTCCTGCATTTTGCATCCTTGATCCTGGTCAAAGCCTGTTGATAAGAACGCTTGCGGACCTTAGTAGAGAGGGACCCCAGGCGCACGTAGTAACCAGGCTCATCTTGGGACACCTCAAAGCCTTCTGTCGTCATTGTTTCCTTAGCTGTAATAAAGAAGGAAGTTATGCCCATATATTTAACATAAGGACAACAGGGAAggttcttaaagaagcactcccagcaATGATTATCCTTTTATTATATTGCAATCCTATTATGCAGTGCTGTGTACCTGCAATTACTCATTTTGCTATCTACCCAGCTAATTTTTCCATTagttctatgacatcacatgatcaaGAAACAGAGCGTAGAAGGCTTCAGCTAGTCTATGGAGACACAGGAAGTCTCATCACTGAAAGTCCCTGGTAGGAGAAGGAGCAAAGCAGCTGGATCAGGAGTTACAGGGAGGACTGCAGGGAAAGAAAGACTGGCGTTACTACAAGATAGATAAGAGGAGACTTAACTGGGAAGAAAGTCAAAGTGAGTAGttcaagtacacagtgctatataaaataTCATGGCCAACGTATGAAGGATAAAACCTTGGATGGGAGCTTCTGTAGAGAAACCCAGACAAGCTAGTATTTGGACTGCCTCATCAAGTCAATATCCCTTGGGCACACAAGTTGGCAGGCCTGGTAGATTTTGGCTTACCCAACTCCTCATGTGTTGGTGGCAGGTAGTGTTCCATTAGAGATTCAGACCTTGTTAGTGCAGAATCCACATGGTTGCTTAGGGTCTTCACAACACTGCTTCCCAGGACAGTGTTAATGCTGCCATGTACAACAGCCCTCGTCATCTCCACACCATCCTGCACAGCTCCCTTTGTTTTATCCACTACTCCTGTGATACTATGGATTACAGCATCTCTGGCACCAACAGCGGCTTCTGAGGCATTAGCCACAACCTAAGATATACAAGATGGCACTTGTGTAATCTAACATGAAGTGAAATGTAAGGGTCGCCATCATTTTAGCAGCTTACCTTTCCAGGAGGCTGATGCAGAATAGGCAACTTCTCCTCAATCTTGTCCAGTCCAACACAGGCCATATTGTTTGCCACAGAAACTGAGGGGAAGAAAGGGACATTGATGCAATAGTCATCTGTGTACAGAAGGCAGAGACCCGAGTAATACTAGGACTGGTGCGATATAGGAAGTAGGCAATTACCTAAAAGCCTGGGTGTCATGGCCAGAGAGGAGAAGTTATATTTAAGAGGTATTGGATTTTTGGTTAGAAAGGAAAGCCATTTAGTAGTTAGGGCTTATTTTCTCCCCATTGAGGGCATTtcagttaggctaggttcccattgcgttagcgcaatccgctagcgcttagcgctaaacggattgccctaacgcaatgtcttttaaggggtcgcatTAAACGTccctgctagcgcagatccccgatctgcgtgagtggggaacggacctcgggcgcgctacaaaagaacgtcacatcgctagcgcgtgccgaaaatgacacgcgctagcaatgcgctttaacactgctgccaatgggagcgctaacggacacattggacggcgttaatttcgccgtgcaacgctgtccgttagcgctcacactaaaatgcaatgggaacctagccttagtttGCTTTTATCTTGGGTGGCACTATAAAAATCAGGCTGCAGAATGAAGTGAATTGTCAGCAGGCTTTTGAAATGCAATTTGAGGGCAGCAAGAGGTAGTGGCAGAGACACCGATTTCAGCAATAGGTCACCGATTAGGCTGTGTACTGTTTCACAACAGgtattttatcagcagaagatcacTGCAGACATAGCAGCCTGGACATCTGGTCCAACTTCACCCCCAGCACAGATTAGTAGCTTACTGGCAATATACACTGAGAGGTAAACTAGCAAACACTTTGGAAGGTTTTAAAAATTGTAGTCTAAATGGAGTAGAAAGATTTGAATGTTTTAGTGGGAGAGTCACTCAGTTCTCAAACACAGAATGAATAGGGACTGCCGAACATGGAATTTTATAAGTATCTTCAGTTACGACATGCATATCAGGCAGAGGGTCGCATCCTAAATAACAGAGTGCCTCAAAATGATGAAATTCAGAGAGTAGCCAGCTCACAACTCGGGGGGGGGGAAGAACTAATCTCATTACGTTACAGATATCTGTTGGACCTTGTATTACCAAACACCCCATACGGTCAAAAGAAAAATGGGAGGGCATGATAGGCAATATTGAAGAGGGGTTGTGGTCTGAAATATTGTAAAGAGTTCGACAGTTATCTTTGATTAAGTCCCATAGATTCTCCCACTTACAGGTACTACACCAGTCATGTAGAACACCCCCAATTTCTCCACAATATAGGGCTTCAACCAGACTCCCCATGTGCTAGATGTAAAATATCCCCAGCCACCATGCTTCACTTGATGTGGACATGCACTGCTTTGGAAACTTTCTGGAGGGATTTAATAGAGATCAATGGAACATAATCAGTGGATACAGATCCCTCACCATTAGTATGTATggtgggtagtgatgagcgagtatacttattGCACGGGttttcttgagcatgctcagatggtctgagtatttgtaagtgctcggagatttagtttttgttgacgcagctgcatgatttacagcttctagccagcctgagtagATGTGGGGGTTGCTAAGCTGTCAAgtaaccgcaaatcatgcagctgcagcgaggaaaactaaatctcccgagcactaacaaatactcagaccacccgagcaatgagtatactcgctcatcactagtactgggATATATAGAAGATCTGAGCACTGATGAACATGACAAAATAGAAGTAGCATGCATGTTATACATGGCCAGGAAAGCGACAGCCCAACATTGGTTATCAGAGCAGGCACtcaaataatttataaataacattttttttattaagtctgaactttttttttttttttttttttttttaatatatacgaAGAGAAAGGCCAtctccagatttaaaaaaaaaaaaaaatatgggctcCATGGATTAAACGGCTCCAGCCTAGCATTTCGAGAACGGCAAAGATTGACTTATGTATAGATTCAATCTAGAGACATGATAGGCGCTCTCACATTGAAAATATTTATACTAAAGCTGCCCAAAAATTGAGATCTAGATCCCCATTAACATTATGATGGTGATTATTCATATTGTAAGATTTTTAATTTCCTGAGGACATAACATTTTGAGATAAATATTTCAGTTTTGTTTAAAAGGGTGACTGGGTCCCTTTCATGGTTGAGTTGTTTTTACTGTtgtgtcaaagaaaaaaaaaaaaaagccaacactcatcacaactgctgcacccagaaaGTGAGTGATACATGGCTAGAATTAGGGATCACACTCCGTAACAAACTGGTCTGATATTGATCCTGAGCAGTGGGACGAGTGTCATGTGTACACAGCGATTTTAACGTGAGCTTTCCCATAGGGTAATTATGTCATTTTAACAGTTAACCAAGGAAATATTCTGCAATATGTTAGACATGAGTATATAGCCATTGATTTGCATTTGTAGCTTACTGTGAACGTTTAATAATTATCTAAAAATTTGCATGGATCCTCCTATTAGGAATAACCACCAAAGGCTTCGCAAGTAGGGAGAATGATATCAACCCAAATACTAAACACCCCACTTGCCAACACAAGAACAGCGAGGCTCagtaccagaattggtgcatcttacggaCATGCCGTTACAGAGGCAACTGAGaactaatggttttttttttttttttttttttttttttttttttaagtctgggaaggggccaatatccatggcccattgctAGCCCATTAATCTCCACCCATAGCTGTGTGCCTAGCCTTTGCTGTTTATTAGTTAATAGGAGAACCATGTCACTTCATAGAGAGCATGCATACACAGGTTAacactggtcagagtgcaatctgttTTATTTTAATTGGATTGCACTCATCTGTATTTcttgcagatgagtatgagccctttggTTCTTTCcccttacattatgctgctatcaggAGGTAACAGATTCACTTTACTGAGCAGTCAGTTAGCCCCCTGTACATTTAAGACCTTACTCACATAAATGGAAAGTGCATTAGCAGTGTTTAGTGTATCAGTTTTCCCCCCACAGCTACACATcccttctataaaaaaaaaaaaaaaaacaaacaaacaaacaaacaccacCACACACACGTTTTGCATGGACATGTGAACTCCATCGCAGTAAAATTAATACAAGTTTTGTTTGCTTTCAACAATGGgtaacagacatctgaatgaggcctaacagtTCTGCAACCATCTCTCCTTCCCCGATCTCTGCCAATTTATGACAGACCACATTAAAGTTCAATGTGCAGGAAAACAGCCTAGAGCACTAAATAAAAACCACTAATCAGCAGAGATTCAGCCCAATACAGTAAAATCCCCACAGATACAGACGAGAGTGTTCCACACAAGATGCTAGGGGAACACCCACAAGAAGATAAACCTACTTTGAGGCTCTAGTTTCTGCAGGATTGGCCTGGCTCCGGTGATGGCCACAGACGTGATACTCCTCACACTTTTCTCTGCAATGTCACATACAGACTTCAGGTAGGGATGGTGGTCTTTAGTGGTCACGTAGGCAGAGGACACCAGGTCATATGTAGAGCTCACCAGTGGGAGGTTTATCAGCCTTACCACCACATTCTAAGGAAGAGAGAAAACATGGAGGAGTTGGACAAACAGTAATGTACTAATTATGATTATGTGAGAAATAGACTTCAGTAAGACCTCCATAAAGAGCATGCAAGGACCGCCAGCTACATACAGAGATAGTGACGGCTCATTTACCCCTATAGAGCCCCATTACAGATCTGACACCGAGCTACAGATCAGTCATGGGCATAATCCTCACTGAGGACACAGGAAAAAGTGCTGAGAACTAGAGATCTGCACCAGGCCCAGCCTGAGGGAGCCACAGCAGATCCTAGGACCATGCACCATCATATGGGAGAGCACCACACCTGGCTGCCAATATCCTGCATGAGTGGGCATCTCCCACAAGACAAAGGGCCACATGGGTCATGTACACAGTGGGGGCTCACCTTAGCACATGGTGATACCATAGTAGTGACCCTACAGCATAACACTGGAATTAGACACAGGAGACACCTAACTGCAGGACTAATAGTGATGGAGAAATCAGAAAATAAAGAGAGCTCACTATGAACTGGTAACCACTACAGGAGGGGAGGGGGTCAGAACACAATCCATGTCCTGTAACACCTATATACTCCAGGGTAATGACAGCAGCCCCCAGCATCACTGCACATTACTATCCCCCATTACATAAGTAGTTGTTACCTGTTGCTGCTGCACCGCCTCAGCCATGTTGCTAAGTGaaaccctacaaaaaaaaaaaaaaaaagcacagtcacCACCAAAGGGGAGACACCGCCCCCTGCTGCCAAACTA
This window harbors:
- the LOC143763771 gene encoding perilipin-2-like, translating into MAEAVQQQQNVVVRLINLPLVSSTYDLVSSAYVTTKDHHPYLKSVCDIAEKSVRSITSVAITGARPILQKLEPQISVANNMACVGLDKIEEKLPILHQPPGKVVANASEAAVGARDAVIHSITGVVDKTKGAVQDGVEMTRAVVHGSINTVLGSSVVKTLSNHVDSALTRSESLMEHYLPPTHEELAKETMTTEGFEVSQDEPGYYVRLGSLSTKVRKRSYQQALTRIKDAKCRSQKAIAQLQSTVSLLDYARKNLNDASLKIHDAQENMFNKWVEWTRGTGEDAGVDTEGAEKIESHILTIARNLTQHLQNTSLSLVSSVRCLPQNIQTKVHSVGAMGADVYQNFHSTSSFREMSASLLTATKDKFTRIKASMDDMLTYIINNTTLNWLVGGFYPQLSSSQHEEQEANVGDSIKEE